The DNA sequence AATATTTTTGCATTAAAGTAATGTCTCTGGAACAGAGAACCATTGTAAAAGCAGGAGTCCACTGTACTTGCGCAACCCCTTAATGGGATTGCAGGCATGCATAAAATGACTCATGTGCCTGACTCGTGGAAAGTTCTGCTTTTGAGGATCAGGGCTACAGCTGCACCCTTTACATGCCAACTTGTTGAAGTCAATGAAACttgaactttggggggggggagaacctggCAAACACAATTCTCTCTCCGTTGTGCTAATATACATACCATAGGAATGATCAAGTTCCATTTTGCAATGAACATATttgaagcaaaaacaaacaaaaaaaacctggaagATAGAACTACCAGTACTTGAGTGTGaacaaagaacaagaaaaatgaatGGTTTGTAGCCTAACATTAATTACATAAATATTTCCTGCTGTATAGTACTGTATATACCATAGTACTGTATATACCAATATTGAGCTCTTAGataagcagttttcaaactttccccTTTGCTCTCCTcaacagagtcttggggagccccaccaGTGTATGTGTggaatctcagggagccccagggcacTGGCGCATGTGTAGAGTTGCATAGTTCCAAGCAGATGGCATCCACTTAATGATGTGGAGCActttcagggagccccagggctcctaagagcacactttgagaaacgcaGATAATATAGAAGCTTGCTGGAATAAGTCAATTATAAcctataaaaggaaaaaaaaatgaagattttTTGGTGTACAGTAATACTTCCTAAAATAGATTCAGTGAAGGAGTTCAACCAGGACTGAATCCTCCAAAAGGTCCTTTCTCATGTAAACTTGTGAAAATTGTGCGTTTTGGGGTTTTGATCTGGTTGTAGCCGGAGGGAATGGACTGATTGCTATTCCTTCAGCTACGAAGCTCACTGCTGACTTTTGGCAAGTTACTAAAGCCCTCTTCACACATTTTCCCCCATGTATTTTTGTATGCCTTGAGGAGGATGGGTGTTTTAGCAAGTCCTGCTCACGGCTGATGACATGGGCACAAAATCCtgcccctgcccttcccatgATTAGCATTGGTCTGCAGCAAGGAACACTGTGTGGGTGGGGCTCTGTGCAGTAAGGGTGGAGCTTACTGTTGTGCTCATCTTGTCCCCCACATCCACACATTTGTACGGGAACACATGGGGGATAGATAATGTATGAAGAGAGCTTGACTTTCAGTCTAAGCTACCTCCCCAGGTTGTCATGAAGATAAATGAGAATGCCTCAGCATTTCATATGTGTGCATGCTAAGAAAATGATACATAGCAGTAATTCGTAATAATAAAATAAGGTCTgcagtcaccaccacccccaaacccATTTACAAGGTACCATATTTTCTCACTGAAACATATTTTcttaatgtttgttttctttgttcctCTTTCCTTAGCTCTATCAAAGATGCACTGGACACCAGAGCATGCTCAGCCCCTGAATCAGTGGCCGGAGCAGCACCTTGACgtctcctccaccacctcctcacCTGCCCACAAATCTGACCTCTACCACAACAGCCGGCAGCGCTTCAACTATGCCTGGGCCAATGATGACATCTCTGCCCTGACTGCTTCCAACCTCCTGAAGAGGTATGCAGAGAAATATTCTGGAGTCCTGGACTCTCCCTATGACAGGCCATCAGCACTCAACACCTATGGAGATGGTGCCTTTGGGCCTCTCAATGGTCAGAAGGGAGAGATGGAACCTTGGCCAATGGCACATGCCTCAGAAGGGGCCTACCCTCTGACTCCAATGCATGATGGATTGTCCAGCTCCAAGGGGATTGTCCCTCCTGCTGTCGCCCCGGGTAACGGACTTGGTACATCTCCTGTGGTCTCTAGCAATCTGTCTGATTCCATTTATCCCAGTAACTCCTGTGGGGGACCCACCACTTCTGGCAGTCTTGGGGCATCTCAGGAGTATCCTTCAGGCTACAGTGGGGCCTATCTGCCTTCGGGCTACTGCAGCCAAGCCACTTCAGCACTTCCACCTCCACATCCATCAACCCTGCATAGCTCAGGCCTCCTACAGACCAGCCACCCTTccactgcacttgttcccagctACAGCTCCTCAGGACCCATGTACAATTATGGCTCAGGCAGCTATCCACCCCAGCCTGGCTACAGTGCcattcaccctccccacccatcagCTTCGTATTTAGCCTCAGGCATTGCTGCCCCCACACCCATTCCCCCTTCCTCTCGCCCTCCTGTGGTTCCTGGGTACAGCTACCAGAGTCCCCTCACAGTTCCACCCCTCAGTGGTGAGTCAGGGAGCTCTTTGAAAAGGAAGGCCTTCGATATCACTGGTGGTGAGGATGAGAACGAAGGCAGGTATCGCAAATACAGCTATGAGCAACCAAAGTCCCCATATCAGATTTCCGACAGTGGTGAATGTAGAGGGAATGGATTTAACCGGAGCTCTGAGGTGCCTTTCAAAGGTGGGAAAAGGCCAGCAGGAGCAGGAGTAGCGGCAACAACTGTGGCGTCCGAGGAGCCTGTTGGGAAATACAACAGCCAGCCCATGAAAGGACTGATCTCTCCCACTTACAATGTAGGGGAAGCACCTCTAAGAACCGGTGAGAGCTTTGAGAAGTTTACTCCTCCAACGGCTAATGGGGAGCGTGGGGGAGACTCTTTTGCCCTCAGGATGCAGCCCAAACCGCCAGCATTTACTAGTGACAACAGCAACCAGACAGTGGAAGAGCAGCTGAAATCCATGGACCCTTTTGTTCTGGAGCTGGTGAACAACAAGATAATTGATTGTGGCCCACCAGTACAATGGACAGACATTGCCGGGCAAGTCTCTGTCAAGGCTTCCATTGAGGAAGAGCTGCTGTGGCCGATCCTGAGGCCAGGAGCTTATACTGGGGCCAACCGACCACCCAAAACCATCCTGCTGTTTGGGCCTCGTGGTGTAGGGAAGACCCTGCTGAGCAGGTGCATTTCCACCCAGCTGGGATCCACTTTGCTGAAGCTCAGTGGCACAGCCCTGGTCTCCAAGTGGAAGGCCGAAGCAGAGAAGATCCTGCAGACTACATTCTTTGTGGGCAACTGCCGCCAGCCTTCTGTCATTCTCCTCACTGATGTGGAATCTCTTCTGGAAGATGCCGCCATACTGAAGACCCAGCTGCTCTCCTACCTGGATAACCTTGCTACCTCAGGTGAGCAGAATGTGGTTGTCATAGCAACAACCACTCGACCTGGCAACCTGGATGAAGCCACCCAGAGGAGGTTTGCCAAGCGTTTCTACATCTCTCCGCCGGACAGTATTGCCAGGCGGCAGATCCTGCACCATGCCTTGGCTCAGCAAAACTACTGCCTCAGTGAGAGGGAGATGGCGTCCCTCGTGCAGCTCACCGAGAGCTACTCTGGCAGTGAGCTCCTTCAGCTTTGTCAGCAGGCTGGGGCAAACAAACTGCATAGCCTGCCGGGTCAGCTCCAGCCCACCTCCTACAAGgattttgaaaacattttctgCAAGATCCACCCAGCAATCTCTCAGAAGGAGCTGGATTTGTATGTGGAATGGGATAAAATGTATGGGTCTCAGCATTAGTGGAGAGTGGCAATTGCATCGTAGAGATCACCTTGGATGTCTCgagtggaagccattttgggagcTTTCCTTCTTTCTTGCTACGAAAGCCTCATTGCTCTGAAAGATGGTGTCCCAC is a window from the Tiliqua scincoides isolate rTilSci1 chromosome 2, rTilSci1.hap2, whole genome shotgun sequence genome containing:
- the FIGNL2 gene encoding fidgetin-like protein 2, producing MHWTPEHAQPLNQWPEQHLDVSSTTSSPAHKSDLYHNSRQRFNYAWANDDISALTASNLLKRYAEKYSGVLDSPYDRPSALNTYGDGAFGPLNGQKGEMEPWPMAHASEGAYPLTPMHDGLSSSKGIVPPAVAPGNGLGTSPVVSSNLSDSIYPSNSCGGPTTSGSLGASQEYPSGYSGAYLPSGYCSQATSALPPPHPSTLHSSGLLQTSHPSTALVPSYSSSGPMYNYGSGSYPPQPGYSAIHPPHPSASYLASGIAAPTPIPPSSRPPVVPGYSYQSPLTVPPLSGESGSSLKRKAFDITGGEDENEGRYRKYSYEQPKSPYQISDSGECRGNGFNRSSEVPFKGGKRPAGAGVAATTVASEEPVGKYNSQPMKGLISPTYNVGEAPLRTGESFEKFTPPTANGERGGDSFALRMQPKPPAFTSDNSNQTVEEQLKSMDPFVLELVNNKIIDCGPPVQWTDIAGQVSVKASIEEELLWPILRPGAYTGANRPPKTILLFGPRGVGKTLLSRCISTQLGSTLLKLSGTALVSKWKAEAEKILQTTFFVGNCRQPSVILLTDVESLLEDAAILKTQLLSYLDNLATSGEQNVVVIATTTRPGNLDEATQRRFAKRFYISPPDSIARRQILHHALAQQNYCLSEREMASLVQLTESYSGSELLQLCQQAGANKLHSLPGQLQPTSYKDFENIFCKIHPAISQKELDLYVEWDKMYGSQH